From one Trachemys scripta elegans isolate TJP31775 chromosome 14, CAS_Tse_1.0, whole genome shotgun sequence genomic stretch:
- the HGS gene encoding hepatocyte growth factor-regulated tyrosine kinase substrate isoform X4 (The sequence of the model RefSeq protein was modified relative to this genomic sequence to represent the inferred CDS: added 37 bases not found in genome assembly), with the protein MGRGGGTFERLLDKATSQLLLETDWESILQICDMIRQGDTQAKYAVGAIKKKVNDKNPHVALYALEVMESVVKNCGQTVHDEVANKQTMEELKELFKRQVEVNVRNKILYLIQAWAHAFRNEPKYKVVQDTYQIMKVEGHVFPEFKESDAMFAAERAPDWVDAEECHRCRVQFGVVTRKHHCRACGQIFCGKCSSKYSTIPKFGIEKEVRVCEPCYEHLNKKAEGKTAATTELPPEYLTSPLSQQSQRQKTTYSVYPKAEPTPVTSSAPPVSTLYSSPVNSSAPLAEDIDPELARYLNRNYWEKKQEEVRKSPTPSAPLSLSEPAAQPGEAHPIPLGVVEQQYQNGESEENHEQFLKALQNAVTTFVNRMKSNHMRGRSITNDSAVLSLFQSINNMHPQLLELLNQLDERRLYYEGLQDKLAQIRDARGALNALRDEHREKLRRAAEEAERQRQIQLAQKLEIMRQKKQEYLEMQRQLAIQRLQEQEKERQMRLEQQKQTIQMRAQMPAFSLPYAQLQAMPAAGGVIYQPSGPTSFPGTFSPAGSVEGSPMHSVYMNQPAPGSTGPYAPMPVAGADPNMVNAYVYQAGAGGGQAAPQGQVVPTTNPAYSSYQPTPTQGYQNAASQSQSIPAISQAPQSGTMGYMGSQSVSMGYQPYNMQGLMSTLPGQEPALSSLPPQQTYLSGQQPMYQQMPPPAGPPQQQQPQQAPSQVQQAQGSGEAQLISFD; encoded by the exons ATAAAGCTACCAGTCAGCTTCTGCTGGAGACAGACTGGGAATCCATCCTGCAGATCTGTGATATGATTCGTCAGGGAGACACTCA agCTAAATATGCAGTCGGTGCTATCAAGAAGAAAGTCAATGACAAGAACCCCCATGTGGCTCTCTACGCACTAGAG GTCATGGAGTCTGTGGTCAAGAATTGTGGCCAGACAGTCCATGATGAGGTGGCCAATAAACAGACTATGGAGGAGCTGAAGGAACTATTCAAG AGACAAGTGGAAGTGAACGTTCGCAATAAGATCTTGTACCTGATCCAGGCCTGGGCTCACGCCTTCCGCAACGAGCCCAAGTACAAGGTGGTGCAGGACACCTACCAGATCATGAAGGTGGAAG GTCATGTGTTCCCAGAATTCAAGGAGAGCGATGCCATGTTTGCTGCAGAAAGG GCTCCTGACTGGGTGGATGCTGAAGAGTGTCACCGATGTCGAGTGCAGTTTGGGGTCGTGACCCGCAAG CATCACTGCCGGGCCTGTGGGCAGATCTTCTGTGGAAAGTGCTCCTCCAAGTACTCCACCATCCCCAAGTTTGGCATTGAGAAGGAGGTGCGGGTGTGTGAGCCCTGCTACGAGCACCTCAACAA GAAAGCTGAGGGCAAAACTGCTGCCACCACTGAGCTGCCGCCCGAGTACCTGACCAGCCCCCTTTCTCAGCAGTCCCAG AGACAGAAAACGACCTACTCCGTGTACCCGAAGGCTGAGCCCACGCCTGTCACCTCGTCCGCACCCCCAGTCAGCACCCTCTACTCCTCCCCTGTG aACTCCTCTGCTCCGCTGGCTGAGGACATCGACCCCGAG CTGGCTCGGTACCTGAACCGTAACTACTGGGAGAAGAAGCAGGAGGAGGTTCGCAAGAGCCCCACCCCGTCTGCTCCACTGTCGCTCTCCGAGCCAGCTGCCCAGCCTGGGGAAGCTCATCCCATCCCGCTCGGTGTCGTGGAG CAGCAGTACCAGAATGGGGAGTCCGAGGAGAACCACGAGCAGTTTCTGAAGGCTCTGCAGAATGCCGTCACCACCTTCGTCAACCGTATGAAGAGCAACCACATGCGGGGCCGCAGCATCACCAACGACTCAGCCGTGCTCTCCCTCTTCCAGTCCATcaacaacatgcatccccagctgctggagttgCTCAACCAGCTGGATGAGCGCAGGC TGTACTATGAGGGCCTGCAGGACAAGCTGGCGCAGATCCGGGATGCTCGCGGGGCCCTGAATGCTCTGCGGGACGAGCACCGCGAGAAGCTGCGCCGGGCGGCCGAGGAGGCAGAGCGCCAGCGCCAAATCCAGCTGGCACAGAAGTTGGAGATCATGAGACAGAAGAAGCAG GAGTACCTGGAGATGCAGCGGCAGTTGGCCATCCAGCGGCTGcaggagcaggaaaaggagaggcagATGCGCCTGGAGCAGCAAAAGCAGACCATCCAGATGAGAGCCCAGATGCCTGCTTTCTCTCTGCCCTACGCCCAG CTCCAGGCCAtgccagcagcaggaggggtgATCTACCAGCCATCCGGTCCCACCAGCTTCCCAGGCACCTTCAGCCCCGCAGGCTCGGTGGAGGGCTCTCCCATGCACAGTGTGTACATGAACCAGCCAGCTCCCGGCAGCACTGGCCCCTACGCACCGATGCCTGTGGCAGGGGCAG ATCCCAACATGGTGAATGCCTACGTGTACCAGGCAGGAGCAGGAGGCGGGCAGGCAGCGCCGCAAGGGCAGGTGGTTCCCACCACCAACCCAGCCTACTCCTCGTATCAGCCGACTCCGACGCAGGGCTACCAG AACGCTGCCTCCCAGTCACAGAGCATCCCTGCCATCTCGCAggccccccagtctggcaccatGGGCTACATGGGGAGCCAGTCTGTCTCCATGGGGTACCAGCCCTACAACATGCAG GGCCTCATGTCGACCCTTCCTGGGCAGGAGCCGGCTCTGAGCAGCCTGCCACCCCAGCAGACTTACCTCTCGGGACAGCAGCCCATGTATCAGCAG ATGCCTCCCCCTGCAgggcccccccagcagcagcagcctcagcaGGCCCCGTCGCAGGTACAGCAGGCCCAGGGCAGTGGCGAGGCCCAGCTCATCTCATTCGACTGA